A genomic stretch from Desulfotignum balticum DSM 7044 includes:
- a CDS encoding peptidase U32 family protein, giving the protein MRSHTPAILAPAGDKTTFLAAVAAGADAIYCGLKLFSARMEAANFSIEELSRLSRLARSRQIDVHIAFNTLIKESETPKALRLLSKLQQHVIFDALIVQDPAVISLARQAGITQDLHLSTLGNLSSPAGLKSARNAGFSQVVLPREFSLDDIRAMAAQTPEDMGLEVFVHGALCYGISGRCYWSSWFGGKSALRGRCVQPCRRMYQMKSEKHRYFSCMDFSADVLAKVLKEIPRVHTWKIEGRKKSPHYVYYTIKAFQLLRDDPSRKKEALTYLDYALGRPFTHYNLLSHRIQNPLDHQDVTQSGLFLGRIKNPAAPFFITKDALFPEDLLRIGNEEDAFHTIQKVTRSVPQKGKFTLPRQLRHKVRKDAPVHLIDRRTNELTREISVLDAELADMEKIPVRPAPHTDVSDKNPLNTRRRTRQHITDIRVSRKSQAQAQKSGASGIWISGSRYSTRFDKTTWLWLDPSIFPEEEILCRQYITTALKKGARHFVLNAVWQISLFDNPAPLDLWAGPFCNIANSLAIQELKTLGFSGAIVSPELDKNTFLSLPESSVLPLGVVIEGNWPLAVSRTLSPGLSPGDFFMSPKKEGAWVTRSNNLNYIFPNWPLDLTAHRKTLAQAGYTCFITLEEPVPKNVSLKNRPGLWNWDLTLL; this is encoded by the coding sequence CCATACGCCCGCCATCCTGGCCCCGGCCGGAGACAAGACCACTTTTTTGGCCGCCGTGGCTGCAGGAGCTGATGCCATTTACTGCGGACTCAAGCTGTTTTCCGCCCGGATGGAAGCTGCCAATTTCAGTATTGAAGAACTGTCCCGACTGTCCCGTCTGGCCCGGTCCAGACAGATTGATGTACATATTGCATTCAATACCCTGATCAAGGAATCGGAAACCCCAAAAGCCCTTCGCCTGCTGTCCAAACTGCAGCAGCATGTGATCTTTGATGCATTGATCGTTCAGGATCCGGCCGTCATCTCTTTGGCCAGACAGGCAGGCATCACCCAGGACCTGCATCTTTCCACCCTGGGCAATCTTTCCTCTCCTGCCGGCCTGAAATCGGCCCGCAATGCCGGTTTCTCCCAGGTGGTCCTGCCCAGAGAATTTTCTTTGGACGATATCCGGGCCATGGCGGCCCAAACCCCTGAAGACATGGGTCTGGAAGTGTTTGTTCACGGGGCTTTGTGCTATGGTATCTCCGGGCGGTGTTACTGGAGTTCCTGGTTCGGCGGCAAAAGCGCCCTCAGAGGACGTTGTGTTCAACCCTGCCGGCGTATGTATCAGATGAAATCAGAAAAACACCGGTATTTCTCGTGTATGGATTTTTCTGCGGATGTGCTGGCCAAAGTACTCAAGGAAATTCCCCGGGTTCACACCTGGAAAATTGAAGGCAGAAAAAAAAGCCCGCATTATGTATATTACACAATCAAGGCGTTTCAGCTGCTCAGAGATGATCCGTCCCGGAAAAAAGAAGCCCTGACCTATCTTGACTATGCCTTGGGCCGGCCGTTCACTCATTACAACCTTTTGTCCCATCGGATTCAAAACCCGCTGGATCATCAGGATGTCACCCAGTCCGGCCTGTTTTTAGGCCGGATCAAAAATCCGGCCGCCCCTTTTTTCATCACGAAAGATGCCTTGTTCCCAGAAGACCTGCTGCGCATCGGCAATGAAGAGGATGCCTTTCACACCATCCAGAAAGTGACAAGGAGCGTGCCCCAAAAAGGAAAATTTACTTTGCCCCGGCAGTTGCGGCATAAAGTGAGAAAAGACGCGCCGGTTCATCTCATTGATCGCCGGACCAATGAACTGACCCGGGAAATCAGTGTCCTGGACGCTGAACTGGCGGATATGGAAAAAATTCCCGTACGTCCGGCCCCCCACACAGACGTTTCAGACAAAAATCCTTTAAACACCCGGCGCCGGACCCGTCAACACATCACCGATATCCGGGTCTCCAGAAAATCGCAGGCCCAGGCCCAGAAATCAGGTGCATCCGGCATCTGGATTTCCGGCAGCCGTTACAGCACCCGTTTTGACAAAACCACCTGGCTGTGGCTGGATCCGTCCATTTTTCCGGAAGAAGAGATCTTGTGCCGCCAGTATATCACCACAGCATTAAAAAAAGGGGCCCGCCATTTTGTGCTCAATGCCGTCTGGCAGATCAGTCTGTTTGACAATCCGGCCCCGTTGGATCTGTGGGCCGGCCCTTTCTGCAATATCGCCAACAGCCTGGCCATTCAGGAGTTGAAAACACTCGGATTCAGCGGCGCCATCGTATCTCCGGAACTGGACAAAAATACGTTTTTATCCCTGCCGGAATCATCCGTGCTCCCCTTGGGGGTGGTCATTGAGGGAAACTGGCCTTTGGCCGTTTCCCGGACCCTTTCGCCGGGGTTGTCGCCCGGAGATTTTTTCATGAGCCCCAAAAAAGAAGGGGCCTGGGTCACCCGGTCCAATAATTTAAATTATATATTTCCCAACTGGCCCCTGGATCTGACCGCACACAGAAAAACGCTGGCCCAGGCCGGGTATACCTGTTTTATCACCCTGGAAGAACCCGTGCCCAAAAATGTGTCTCTCAAGAACCGGCCCGGGTTGTGGAACTGGGATCTCACGCTTTTGTAA
- a CDS encoding transferase, giving the protein MNQLQQLADRIISRVNVNLDEFGFDTEPFVTHALDHEKMLRFYAFYGITSHHPIYFHFKNSNIAGSYFLGKCYVGRSAIYKSDIRGDELKRKGDKIRSTKDIPLVEDEMITIRDSLLYKTLVHSNSHNPESPEEFGIRNTISSHYANIHGSTLEGCFLGPFATVDLMNLHSCIVGDFSYIQVGELFHRKIEPGTIWIRNQHFEFKFKYDTTALDYFVGVNDAFQPRGIMYDFVKNREADYERLFEVMNLEPVEAPFTSAVNRYAVIQGDTHIGENVLVAQRAFLENAEMGEGSNAQENTYIINSHLAGMCITAHGGKIIHADVGQGCFVGFNAFLNGKETARIQLGEGCIVMPHTIMDPEEPIHIAGDHLIWGLIRTQADVKTHAISLDDLAEVRDSLTIGKMTFNGKGSVFIETFKNRLQNILLLNGALYNNGEKRGHAQDDQNISFNIIQPYRTGELEGLYPSIRIKP; this is encoded by the coding sequence ATGAATCAGTTACAGCAATTGGCCGACCGAATCATCAGCCGTGTGAACGTGAACCTGGATGAGTTTGGGTTTGATACCGAACCCTTTGTGACCCATGCACTGGATCATGAAAAAATGCTCAGATTTTATGCGTTTTACGGTATTACCTCCCATCATCCCATCTATTTTCACTTTAAAAACTCCAATATCGCGGGCAGTTATTTTTTAGGCAAATGTTATGTAGGCCGTTCCGCCATTTACAAAAGTGATATCCGGGGAGACGAGCTCAAACGCAAAGGAGACAAAATCCGATCCACCAAAGATATTCCTTTAGTGGAAGATGAAATGATCACCATCCGGGACAGCCTGTTGTACAAAACCCTGGTGCACAGCAACTCCCACAACCCTGAGAGTCCGGAAGAATTCGGCATTAGAAACACCATTTCAAGCCATTACGCAAATATTCACGGTTCCACCCTGGAAGGGTGTTTTTTAGGACCGTTTGCCACCGTGGATCTGATGAATCTGCATTCCTGTATTGTAGGAGATTTTTCCTATATCCAGGTGGGAGAACTGTTTCACCGGAAGATTGAACCCGGAACCATCTGGATCCGTAATCAGCATTTTGAATTCAAATTCAAATATGACACAACCGCATTGGATTATTTTGTGGGGGTCAATGATGCGTTTCAGCCCCGGGGGATCATGTATGACTTTGTGAAAAACAGGGAAGCCGACTATGAGCGGCTGTTTGAAGTCATGAACCTGGAGCCTGTCGAAGCGCCGTTCACGTCGGCCGTGAACCGGTATGCCGTTATTCAGGGGGACACCCATATCGGCGAAAATGTGCTGGTGGCCCAGCGGGCGTTTCTGGAAAATGCCGAGATGGGGGAAGGGTCCAATGCCCAGGAAAATACCTATATCATCAATTCACATCTGGCGGGCATGTGTATCACGGCCCATGGCGGCAAAATCATTCATGCGGATGTGGGGCAGGGGTGTTTCGTGGGATTCAACGCGTTTCTCAATGGCAAGGAAACGGCCCGCATTCAATTGGGGGAAGGCTGTATTGTGATGCCCCACACCATCATGGATCCGGAAGAACCCATTCATATTGCCGGTGATCATCTGATATGGGGTTTGATTCGGACCCAGGCGGATGTAAAAACCCATGCCATTTCCCTGGATGATCTGGCAGAGGTGAGAGACAGTCTGACCATCGGTAAAATGACATTTAACGGTAAGGGATCGGTTTTTATCGAGACGTTTAAAAACCGGCTGCAAAATATTCTGCTGCTGAACGGGGCCCTTTACAACAACGGTGAGAAAAGGGGCCATGCCCAGGATGACCAGAATATCTCTTTTAACATTATCCAGCCCTATCGCACCGGAGAGCTGGAGGGTCTGTATCCATCCATCCGGATCAAGCCCTGA